In the Ascochyta rabiei chromosome 17, complete sequence genome, one interval contains:
- a CDS encoding Protein disulfide-isomerase, which produces MKCSTICAAFFAAVVAASSDVTQLKTDTFKEFVQENDLVLAEFFAPWCGHCKALAPEYETAATTLKEKDIKLVKIDCTEEQDLCKEYGVEGYPTLKVFRGLDNISPYSGQRKADSLISFMTKQALPAVSEVTKDTLEEFKTADKVVLVAYFAADDKASNETFNSVADGLRDNFLFGATNDAALAKAEGVEQPGLVLYKSFDNGKDVFTEKFDAEAIKSFATVASTPLIGEVGPETYAGYMAAGIPLAYIFAETPEEREQLAKDLKPLAVKHKGAINFATIDATAFGQHAGNLNLKADAWPAFAIQRTDKNEKFPYDQDLKINEKEIGAFVQKFLDGKIDPSIKSEPIPESNDGPVTVIVAKNYKDIVIDNDKDVLVEYYAPWCGHCKALAPKYEELGQAYGSSELSKLVTIAKVDATANDVPDEIQGFPTIKLFAAGKKDAPIDYSGSRTVEDLAQFIKENGSHKAAGVFAEAADAVEEGAEELAEQAKAATESTSSGASEATESVKSAAAGAAEAVKSAAAAVVADDEEIHDEL; this is translated from the exons ATGAAGTGCTCCACCATCTGCGCGGCCTTCTTCGCCGCCGTCGTCGCGGCCTCTTCAGACGTCACACAGCTGAAGACAGACACATTCAAGGAGTTCGTCCAGGAGAACGACCTTGTCCTCGCAGAGT TCTTCGCGCCATGGTGCGGTCACTGCAAGGCCCTGGCCCCCGAATACGAGACTGCTGCCACGACACTTAAGGAGAAGGACATCAAGCTCGTCAAGATCGACTGCACAGAGGAGCAGGACCTCTGCAAAGAGTACGGCGTCGAGGGTTACCCCACCCTCAAGGTCTTCCGCGGCCTCGACAACATCTCGCCCTACAGCGGCCAGCGCAAGGCCGACTCCCTGATCTCGTTCATGACCAAGCAGGCTCTGCCCGCCGTTTCTGAGGTCACCAAGGATACCCTCGAAGAATTCAAGACTGCCGACAAggtcgtcctcgtcgcctACTTCGCCGCCGACGACAAGGCCTCCAACGAGACCTTCAACTCGGTCGCCGACGGTCTCCGCGACAACTTCCTCTTCGGTGCCACCAACGACGCTGCCCTTGCCAAGGCCGAGGGTGTTGAGCAGCCCGGTCTCGTCCTCTACAAGTCGTTCGACAATGGCAAGGATGTTTTCACCGAGAAATTCGACGCCGAGGCCATCAAGTCCTTTGCCACTGTCGCCTCCACCCCTCTCATCGGTGAGGTCGGCCCCGAGACCTACGCTGGCTACATGGCCGCCGGCATCCCCCTCGCCTACATCTTCGCCGAGACACCTGAGGAGCGCGAGCAGCTTGCCAAGGACCTCAAGCCCCTCGCCGTCAAGCACAAGGGCGCCATCAACTTCGCCACCATCGACGCCACCGCCTTCGGTCAGCATGCTGGCAACCTCAACCTCAAGGCCGACGCATGGCCCGCATTTGCCATCCAGCGCACCGACAAGAACGAGAAGTTCCCCTACGACCAGGACCTCAAGATCAACGAGAAGGAGATCGGTGCCTTCGTCCAGAAGTTCCTCGACGGCAAGATCGACCCCTCCATCAAGTCCGAGCCCATTCCCGAGTCCAACGATGGCCCCGTTACCGTCATCGTTGCCAAGAACTACAAGGACATTGTCATCGACAACGACAAGGATGTTCTCGTTGAGTACTATGCTCCCTGGTGCGGTCACTGCAAGGCACTCGCTCCCAAGTATGAGGAGCTTGGCCAGGCTTACGGTTCTTCTGAGCTCTCCAAGCTTGTAACCATCGCCAAGGTTGACGCCACCGCCAACGACGTTCCTGATGAGATTCAGGGCTTCCCTACCATCAAGCTCTTCGCCGCCGGCAAGAAGGATGCCCCCATTGACTACTCCGGCTCCCGCACCGTGGAGGACCTTGCCCAGTTCATCAAGGAGAACGGTTCCCACAAGGCTGCCGGTGTCTTCGCTGAGGCCGCCGATGCCGTGGAGGAGGGTGCTGAGGAGCTCGCTGAGCAGGCCAAGGCAGCCACTGAGTCTACTTCGTCGGGCGCATCCGAGGCGACTGAGTCTGTCAAGtccgctgctgctggcgcCGCTGAGGCCGTCAAGagcgccgccgctgctgtCGTCGCTGACGATGAGGAGATCCACGATGAGTTGTAG